A region of Methanocorpusculum labreanum Z DNA encodes the following proteins:
- a CDS encoding DUF460 domain-containing protein has translation MNLVFGIDKITGSAHSSPGGLYSLVRVVDKRIESEERSITLQHLLHLINAEKPEIVAFASLREIAPDTRSLFTLTEALPFGTKLVLIACIGAKSAPLPKLAERYNLRFDASNPMEQAKISGLIASFGGGYEIRTFEGVTTITVSRARPPIRTHQNRYIRHMQGSLMSISREIEAGLLANGLMFSSSISRSFRGERIVEFSVTAPRHEVPASSKTSAGVSVRVAGTRKEAPDFLPISKRPPYLIVGIDPGTTVGIAALNLDGDLVHLSSTRALGQAEIIAAITAVGRPVLIATDKAEMPFGVEKVRRAFSAVAWTPAKDVLIKEKYDLAEGYDFGNDHERDSLSAAVMAYRSYANKFESVQKRMPPGTDIDMVRAGIIRGLSLEQILETLKHPEILPEEPEVIVEEFVPDEKDERIARLEETVAKLRKLAGSLSEEVEVKDKAIAALQKRLVFEREERNAEMLSTEAITSRDTELAQVKKALRKEERRSKTLRTRLERMKHYISLQAGDGCTALKVLLLLAKDHVKTLDDEMGVGEEDILYVLTIDGWGKTVIRDLAEAKIGAVILPRLTYQRAKSQHLIEEFREADIPILDGANLSPRVKGKIGVVDSAAFEAALADWKTTQDVYKNEKKIGEIHGMVKEYQVERVKDVLEKGIDPTLVFEVDRAKPETPASPPVPEKPATVFRPKPAAPPVEKPAPAEKPVVKPAAKPVAKPVPKPAPAPVPKPAPKKETPKKPASSKKPENGSAEKILFGVLSEYREERKKELKK, from the coding sequence ATGAATCTCGTATTCGGCATCGACAAGATCACGGGTTCCGCTCATTCCTCGCCGGGCGGCCTCTACTCCCTCGTCCGGGTAGTCGACAAAAGGATCGAGTCCGAAGAACGCAGCATCACCCTCCAGCATCTCCTCCATCTCATCAATGCCGAGAAGCCGGAGATCGTCGCCTTTGCCTCGCTCCGGGAGATCGCCCCCGACACACGCTCCCTTTTTACCCTGACAGAAGCCCTGCCCTTTGGCACGAAGCTCGTTCTCATCGCCTGCATCGGGGCAAAATCCGCCCCTCTCCCGAAACTCGCCGAGCGATACAACCTCCGCTTCGACGCCTCCAACCCTATGGAACAGGCCAAGATCTCGGGTCTCATCGCCTCGTTTGGAGGCGGATACGAGATCAGGACCTTCGAAGGGGTCACGACCATCACCGTGTCGAGAGCCCGCCCGCCGATCCGCACGCACCAGAACCGGTACATCCGGCACATGCAGGGGTCTCTGATGTCGATCTCCCGCGAGATCGAGGCCGGCCTCCTTGCAAACGGTCTCATGTTTTCCTCGTCGATCTCCCGGTCGTTTCGGGGCGAGCGGATCGTGGAATTCAGCGTCACCGCTCCCCGTCACGAGGTCCCCGCGTCCTCGAAGACATCGGCCGGAGTTTCCGTCCGGGTCGCCGGCACGAGAAAGGAGGCTCCCGATTTCCTCCCTATCTCAAAGCGGCCGCCCTACTTGATCGTCGGCATCGACCCGGGCACTACCGTCGGGATCGCCGCCCTCAATCTCGACGGCGACCTGGTCCATCTCTCCAGCACCCGGGCTCTTGGTCAGGCCGAGATCATCGCGGCAATCACTGCGGTCGGAAGACCTGTTTTGATCGCGACCGACAAGGCCGAGATGCCGTTCGGGGTGGAAAAAGTCAGACGGGCCTTCTCCGCCGTGGCCTGGACTCCGGCGAAGGATGTGCTGATCAAAGAGAAGTATGATCTTGCCGAAGGCTACGACTTCGGGAACGATCACGAACGCGACTCTCTCTCGGCCGCGGTAATGGCTTACCGGAGTTATGCGAACAAGTTCGAGTCGGTCCAGAAACGCATGCCCCCGGGAACCGACATCGACATGGTCAGGGCTGGGATCATCCGCGGCCTCTCCCTCGAGCAGATCCTCGAAACCCTGAAGCATCCGGAAATTCTGCCCGAAGAGCCGGAGGTCATTGTGGAAGAGTTCGTCCCCGACGAAAAGGACGAACGCATCGCCCGGCTCGAAGAGACCGTCGCGAAACTTCGTAAACTCGCTGGAAGTTTATCCGAAGAAGTCGAGGTGAAGGACAAGGCGATCGCAGCCCTGCAGAAACGGCTTGTTTTCGAACGGGAAGAGAGGAACGCGGAGATGCTCTCAACTGAAGCGATCACCTCCCGCGACACGGAACTCGCCCAGGTGAAAAAGGCTCTCAGGAAAGAAGAGCGCCGCAGTAAGACGCTTCGGACCAGACTCGAGCGGATGAAGCATTACATCTCTCTGCAGGCAGGCGACGGCTGCACGGCGCTGAAAGTCCTCCTGCTGCTTGCGAAGGATCATGTGAAGACGCTGGACGACGAGATGGGGGTCGGCGAGGAGGATATCCTGTATGTCCTCACGATCGACGGCTGGGGTAAGACGGTGATCCGCGATCTTGCGGAGGCGAAGATCGGGGCGGTGATCCTGCCGCGGCTGACGTATCAGCGGGCAAAAAGCCAGCATCTTATCGAGGAGTTTAGAGAAGCGGACATCCCGATCCTGGACGGAGCGAACCTTTCACCCCGCGTAAAAGGAAAGATCGGCGTGGTGGACTCGGCCGCGTTCGAGGCGGCCCTTGCCGACTGGAAGACGACGCAGGATGTCTACAAGAACGAGAAGAAGATCGGTGAGATTCACGGGATGGTGAAGGAGTATCAGGTTGAGCGGGTCAAAGATGTCCTGGAGAAAGGGATCGACCCGACGCTGGTGTTCGAGGTGGACCGGGCAAAACCCGAGACGCCGGCGTCACCTCCGGTTCCTGAAAAACCGGCCACGGTTTTCAGACCAAAACCCGCTGCCCCGCCTGTGGAAAAACCTGCTCCGGCAGAAAAACCCGTGGTAAAGCCCGCAGCAAAACCCGTAGCGAAGCCGGTTCCAAAGCCGGCTCCGGCCCCGGTGCCAAAACCGGCGCCGAAAAAGGAAACCCCGAAAAAACCCGCATCCTCCAAGAAGCCTGAGAACGGATCCGCGGAGAAGATCCTCTTTGGCGTCCTCTCCGAGTACCGCGAAGAACGCAAAAAGGAGCTGAAAAAATAA
- the thiL gene encoding thiamine-phosphate kinase encodes MDDRSLLDSIRHLIGEDETADDCAAFDLLDGRILVSSTDMLHETTDFPKGMTEFEKGWMSAAVTLSDIASCGAKPVQLLVAVGLDDPSRLVPFMEGAVSCAKTFGAKVSGGDIDSHIELTVVTTGFGIVEKTHYCRRSGARAGDLVCITGTPGLAMAALEGDERYRKNLLTPIPQVKAGQKIAAAGASSMMDVSDGLSISLFDMSEASNVGFALESAKFNLPDVRAGSAREYYLYGGGDFGLLFCISRERLPALDAEYTVIGKVVGEKGVWCDGEPVEKRGYAHSW; translated from the coding sequence ATGGACGACCGTTCCCTTCTTGACTCGATCCGTCATCTGATCGGCGAAGACGAGACGGCGGACGACTGCGCCGCCTTCGACCTCTTGGACGGCAGGATCCTCGTCTCCAGCACCGACATGCTGCACGAGACGACCGACTTCCCGAAAGGCATGACCGAATTCGAAAAAGGCTGGATGAGCGCCGCCGTCACGCTTTCGGATATCGCGAGCTGCGGGGCAAAACCCGTCCAGCTCCTTGTTGCCGTCGGTCTGGACGATCCATCCCGGCTTGTTCCCTTTATGGAAGGCGCCGTTTCCTGCGCAAAAACCTTCGGCGCGAAGGTTTCCGGCGGGGATATCGACAGTCATATCGAACTCACCGTTGTGACAACGGGTTTTGGGATCGTGGAAAAAACGCACTACTGCCGGCGGTCCGGTGCCCGTGCCGGCGATCTCGTCTGTATCACGGGAACACCGGGGCTTGCCATGGCGGCACTCGAAGGCGATGAACGCTACCGGAAAAATCTGCTCACCCCGATCCCGCAGGTAAAAGCCGGGCAGAAAATCGCCGCCGCCGGCGCGTCCTCGATGATGGACGTCTCAGATGGTCTTTCGATCTCTCTTTTTGATATGTCGGAGGCGTCCAACGTCGGATTCGCGCTCGAATCGGCAAAATTCAATCTCCCGGACGTCCGGGCAGGGTCCGCACGGGAGTATTATCTCTACGGCGGCGGGGACTTTGGTCTCCTTTTCTGCATATCGCGGGAGCGTTTACCGGCCCTCGATGCGGAGTACACCGTTATCGGTAAGGTCGTCGGGGAAAAAGGGGTCTGGTGCGACGGGGAGCCTGTCGAAAAGCGGGGCTATGCTCACTCCTGGTGA
- a CDS encoding UPF0146 family protein — protein MRNGIETAVGRYIAANYRSAVEVGFGGKTTAAEIVQNAGIPVLCTDVHAYAEGPVPSVVDDCVEPTISLYQAAGVIYAIRPGTEIVPALIELATRINADLIVYHLGFELYENGGERIVTDGVMLHRYVKAHQE, from the coding sequence ATGAGAAACGGCATCGAGACGGCGGTCGGTCGGTATATCGCGGCGAATTACCGCTCGGCAGTAGAGGTGGGCTTTGGCGGGAAAACGACGGCCGCAGAGATCGTGCAGAATGCAGGCATCCCGGTGCTCTGCACGGACGTGCACGCATACGCCGAAGGCCCGGTTCCCTCGGTTGTTGACGACTGTGTCGAGCCGACGATCTCACTTTATCAGGCGGCGGGCGTGATCTACGCGATCCGTCCGGGGACGGAGATCGTTCCTGCGCTGATCGAGCTTGCGACTCGCATAAACGCCGACCTGATCGTCTATCATCTTGGCTTCGAGCTGTACGAAAACGGCGGAGAACGGATCGTGACGGACGGCGTTATGCTGCACCGATATGTGAAGGCTCACCAGGAGTGA